A DNA window from Tachysurus fulvidraco isolate hzauxx_2018 chromosome 4, HZAU_PFXX_2.0, whole genome shotgun sequence contains the following coding sequences:
- the unc5b gene encoding netrin receptor UNC5B isoform X3: protein MLCVWGKRARAPGALLALLFISGTFVCNADGSDYSEVLPDSFPSAPAEPLPEFQSEPEDTFIVKNRPVKLSCKASPATQIYFKCNGEWVNQNDHITRESLDQVTGLVVREVDISVSRVQVEELFGLEDYWCQCVAWSSAGTTKSRRAYVRIAYLRKNFEQEPLGREVRLEQEVLLQCRPPEGIPPAEVEWLKNEELVDPVQDSNFLITIDHDLIIKQARLSDTANYTCVARNVVAKRRSSTATLIVYVIGGWSSWTEWSECNARCGRGWQRRTRSCTHPAPLNGGAFCEGSPFQRVTCTTLCPVDGGWTEWAKWSACGTECTHWRSRECQAPPPRNGGNHCSGSMMESKNCTEGLCARSDSGAGVAMYARLVGALLLCVILVLSVGILAYRRGCRHFRGDITDSSSALAAAFHPGKPPRQDNLHVLHSSAPPDLTASAGTFRGPIFSSLQQSTLDSHHKIPMTNSPLLDALPSLKIKVYDSATMSSLELPTSLGCADEDIMSLKTMGSSMREHRTHTLPAEPGHSTSATLGSLGGRLTIPNTGVSLLVPPGTIPQGKFYEMYLIINKWEKTTLPSEGGQTVLSPVVSCGPSAMLLSRPVILTLPHCAYLETPNWSLTLKTQSNQGFWEEVLTIGEESLSSPCYMQLEEQSCHILMEHLGTYSLVGQSVPPQPACKRLQLALFAPRAPCLSLDYSLRVYCIQDTPYALKEVLEFERTLGGVLLEDPKSLLFKDSYNNLRLSIHDIPHSHWRSKLLAKYQEIPFYHIWNGSQRPLHCTFSLERGSLAVSQLSCKICVRQVEGEGQIFQLHTDIQETLPPHSPLPAGGTSLPSSQVGPYAFRLPASIRQKICASLDAPSARGCDWRLLAHSLGFDSYLNYFATKPSPTGVLLDLWEACHHGDADLVSLATALEEMGKSEVLVVMTTDDDC, encoded by the exons aCGGCAGTGACTACAGTGAAGTTCTGCCTGACTCCTTCCCCTCTGCGCCAGCTGAGCCGCTGCCTGAATTCCAGAGTGAGCCAGAGGACACGTTCATCGTAAAGAACAGACCAGTCAAACTTTCCTGTAAAGCGTCTCCTGCTACCCAGATCTACTTCAAATGCAACGGCGAGTGGGTCAACCAAAATGACCACATCACCAGAGAGAGCCTGGACCAGGTCACAG GTCTGGTGGTGCGTGAGGTAGACATCTCAGTGTCCAGGGTTCAGGTTGAGGAGCTCTTTGGCTTGGAAGATTACTGGTGCCAGTGTGTAGCCTGGAGCTCTGCGGGTACCACCAAAAGCCGGCGAGCATATGTGCGCATTGCAT ACCTCAGGAAAAACTTTGAGCAGGAGCCACTCGGCAGGGAAGTGCGGCTGGAACAGGAAGTTCTGCTGCAGTGCCGCCCACCAGAAGGGATCCCACCTGCTGAG GTTGAATGGTTGAAGAATGAGGAGCTTGTTGATCCTGTGCAGGACTCCAACTTCCTTATAACCATTGATCATGACCTCATTATCAAGCAGGCACGTCTTTCTGACACAGCTAACTACACATGTGTGGCCCGAAATGTGGTTGCCAAGCGACGCAGCAGCACTGCAACACTCATTGTATATG TGATTGGAGGCTGGTCATCCTGGACAGAGTGGTCAGAGTGTAATGCACGTTGTGGGCGGGGCTGGCAGCGACGGACACGTAGTTGCACCCATCCGGCACCACTTAATGGAGGTGCTTTTTGTGAGGGCTCACCCTTTCAAAGAGTCACCTGCACCACCCTCTGTCCAG TGGATGGAGGCTGGACGGAGTGGGCTAAGTGGTCAGCATGTGGGACCGAGTGCACACACTGGCGCAGCCGTGAATGTCAGGCTCCTCCCCCACGTAACGGAGGAAACCACTGCAGCGGCAGCATGATGGAGAGCAAGAACTGCACCGAGGGACTGTGTGCCCGCT cggATTCAGGGGCAGGAGTGGCTATGTATGCAAGGCTCGTGGGTGCTCTGTTGCTGTGTGTAATCCTTGTGCTCAGTGTGGGCATCCTGGCTTACCGCCGAGGCTGTCGCCATTTCCGCGGAGATATCACAGACTCCTCATCTGCCCTTGCTGCTGCTTTTCATCCTGGCAAACCTCCAAGACAAG ATAACCTTCATGTGCTGCACTCCTCAGCTCCTCCTGACCTCACTGCTAGCGCTGGAACATTCCGGGGGCCGATCTTCTCCTCCTTGCAACAGAGCACACTTGACTCGCATCACAAGATACCCATGACCAACTCACCCCTGTTGGATGCTTTGCCCAGCCTCAAGATTAAAGTGTATGACTCCGCCACCATGTCATCGCTGGAGCTGCCTACCAGCCTGGGATGTGCTGATGAAGACATTATGAGCTTGAAAACGATGGGCAGCAGTATGCGAGAgcatcgcacacacactctgccagCTGAACCAGGCCACAGCACCAGTGCCACACTAGGCAGCCTCGGCGGGCGCCTCACCATCCCTAACACAG gtGTGAGCCTATTGGTACCACCAGGAACCATTCCTCAGGGGAAATTCTATGAAATGTATCTCATCATCAACAAATGGGAGAAGACTAC GTTGCCATCAGAAGGTGGTCAGACAGTCCTGAGTCCAGTGGTGAGCTGTGGGCCCTCAGCCATGCTGCTAAGCCGTCCAGTCATCCTCACCCTGCCCCACTGTGCGTACCTCGAGACTCCCAACTGGAGCCTCACTCTCAAAACACAGAGCAACCAAGGATTCTGGGAG GAGGTGCTGACTATAGGAGAGGAGAGTTTGTCCTCGCCATGTTACATGCAATTGGAGGAGCAGAGCTGCCACATACTGATGGAGCACTTAGGCACCTATAGTCTGGTGGGACAGTCAGTTCCTCCTCAACCTGCTTGTAAGAGGCTACAGCTTGCCCTGTTTGCTCCACGAGCTCCTTGCCTCTCTCTGGATTACAGTCTAAGGGTCTACTGCATTCAAGACACACCATATGCCCTAAAG GAAGTGTTAGAATTTGAACGAACGCTTGGTGGGGTGTTACTGGAGGATCCCAAGTCACTCCTCTTTAAAGACAGTTACAACAACCTACGACTGTCAATCCATGACATCCCGCACTCTCATTGGAGGAGCAAGCTTCTTGCTAAGTATCAG GAGATCCCATTCTACCACATCTGGAATGGGAGCCAGCGGCCCCTGCACTGCACCTTTAGCCTGGAGAGAGGCAGCCTGGCTGTGTCCCAGCTCAGTTGTAAGATCTGTGTGAGACAGGTAGAAGGGGAGGGACAGATATTCCAGCTCCACACAGACATCCAGGAG ACATTGCCCCCACATTCACCGCTGCCTGCAGGAGGAACAAGCCTGCCGTCATCTCAGGTGGGTCCTTATGCCTTCCGCCTGCCAGCCTCTATCCGCCAAAAGATCTGTGCCAGTCTTGATGCCCCCAGTGCCCGTGGCTGTGACTGGAGACTGCTTGCACACAGCCTGGGCTTTGACAG TTACCTGAACTACTTTGCCACCAAGCCAAGTCCCACAGGTGTGCTGCTCGACCTGTGGGAAGCTTGTCACCACGGTGATGCCGACCTGGTCTCCCTGGCGACTGCTCTGGAAGAAATGGGCAAGAGTGAGGTCTTGGTTGTTATGACGACAGATGATGACTGCTGA